Proteins from a single region of Candidatus Cloacimonadaceae bacterium:
- a CDS encoding bifunctional serine/threonine-protein kinase/formylglycine-generating enzyme family protein: MNGQNSSSAYAILGTLQKSKLHTVYKAKNFFSGKLVTIKTNDIRWKNDPELHRQLKQESETGTLLDHPNIRGVIGLFEEDGNAYLVADYIEGIPLNEFLEQKKVDTRLVTALSWIKQLLSALEYAHAKGIAHLNLDPSNMIISGEGELTLIGFGKDPRSWLKAETYDDHLHPVMFVAPELFKGERFDHRADLYSVGVLAYYLICNRYPWSLDPKLSATLQKQQSLARPVLDPEILGREIPRWIFSIINQSLMLDPASRFSSATDILTAIDNEHELTYSSVLIFSDSKQQQTPEPILIPEPEPVSQPETPSHAEITDNVFEESIIPIEPQNTETPLPIPPKPKPILKPEPMIVPESDSEEKSMKKLFGWMLVISVLILLFVVLKYGILERPPRFEVSKAAGAEDGIIAHTPAANRLIGMILVKGDSTAIGSVGPEADDDEFPPRELYIRDFYITPCEITQEQWSMVYPDYYFDRSENDLPIVNVSFYDVIDFCNEKSIKDGFKPVYEFYANGFIADFNKNGYRLPTEAEWEYAAKGGEKVKFPRYSGSDNADDIGWYKDNSDAGIKPVGQKKPNQLGLYDMSGNAFEWVWNWYSRYAYSQQALFEGPSTGTDKVIRGGSWFHEKNFMRVTNRNFEKPHKQARYIGFRLVRSAL, translated from the coding sequence ATGAACGGGCAGAACAGCAGCAGCGCCTACGCCATCCTCGGCACCCTCCAAAAATCCAAACTGCACACCGTCTATAAAGCGAAGAACTTTTTCAGCGGCAAGCTCGTAACCATCAAGACCAACGACATCCGCTGGAAAAACGATCCTGAGCTGCATCGTCAGCTCAAACAGGAATCCGAAACCGGCACTCTTCTCGATCATCCTAATATCCGCGGCGTGATCGGACTTTTTGAAGAGGACGGCAACGCCTATCTGGTGGCGGATTATATCGAAGGCATACCCTTAAACGAGTTTCTGGAACAAAAGAAAGTCGATACCCGGCTCGTGACCGCGCTTTCATGGATCAAGCAACTGCTTTCCGCGCTTGAATATGCCCACGCCAAGGGCATCGCCCATCTCAATCTCGACCCATCGAATATGATTATCAGCGGCGAGGGGGAGCTGACCCTGATCGGTTTTGGCAAGGATCCTCGTTCCTGGCTCAAGGCGGAAACCTATGATGACCACCTGCATCCGGTGATGTTCGTCGCTCCGGAACTTTTCAAGGGAGAGCGATTCGATCACCGGGCAGACCTTTATTCTGTCGGCGTCCTGGCATATTACCTGATCTGCAACCGCTATCCATGGTCATTGGATCCAAAGTTATCCGCGACCCTGCAAAAGCAACAGAGTCTGGCGCGTCCGGTGCTCGATCCCGAAATCCTCGGTAGAGAGATTCCACGCTGGATTTTCAGCATTATCAACCAATCCCTTATGCTCGATCCCGCAAGTCGGTTCAGCTCCGCGACAGATATACTCACGGCGATTGATAATGAACATGAGCTGACCTATAGCTCGGTTTTGATTTTCAGCGATAGCAAGCAGCAGCAAACCCCCGAACCGATACTCATCCCTGAACCAGAGCCGGTATCACAACCGGAGACGCCTTCTCATGCCGAAATCACAGATAACGTCTTCGAAGAATCCATTATCCCTATCGAGCCTCAAAATACCGAAACCCCTCTGCCCATCCCACCGAAACCGAAGCCTATTCTCAAACCCGAACCGATGATTGTCCCCGAATCCGACAGCGAGGAAAAATCTATGAAAAAGCTCTTTGGATGGATGCTTGTGATCTCTGTCCTGATCCTGCTATTCGTGGTGCTCAAATATGGCATTCTGGAGCGTCCCCCTCGCTTTGAAGTTTCCAAAGCGGCAGGCGCAGAAGATGGCATCATAGCCCACACTCCGGCTGCAAACCGCCTAATCGGAATGATCCTCGTCAAAGGAGATTCCACAGCCATCGGCAGCGTTGGACCAGAAGCGGACGACGATGAATTTCCGCCCCGCGAACTCTATATCCGGGATTTTTATATTACTCCATGCGAGATCACCCAGGAGCAATGGAGCATGGTCTATCCCGACTATTACTTTGATAGAAGCGAAAATGATCTTCCCATCGTGAATGTTTCTTTCTATGATGTGATCGATTTTTGCAACGAAAAGAGCATCAAGGACGGCTTCAAACCGGTCTATGAATTCTATGCCAACGGGTTTATCGCTGATTTCAATAAAAACGGCTATCGTTTGCCAACCGAAGCCGAATGGGAATATGCCGCCAAGGGCGGAGAAAAAGTGAAGTTCCCCCGCTACAGCGGCTCCGACAACGCCGATGATATAGGCTGGTATAAAGATAACAGCGATGCCGGAATCAAACCCGTGGGACAGAAAAAACCCAACCAACTCGGACTCTATGACATGAGCGGAAATGCCTTCGAATGGGTCTGGAACTGGTATTCCCGCTATGCCTATTCCCAACAGGCACTCTTTGAAGGTCCCTCCACCGGCACCGACAAAGTCATCCGCGGCGGTTCTTGGTTTCATGAAAAAAACTTTATGCGCGTCACCAACCGCAACTTTGAAAAACCCCATAAACAAGCAAGGTACATAGGTTTCCGTCTGGTGCGTAGCGCGCTTTAA